The DNA region CTACTACACAAgcaattcttctttcttttttggtttgtcgtaagtttaaatatgtaaaagttattTCTACtctgtttaaatttaaaatttaatttctatatctTAATTTAGagatattggttttttttttttgaaatttggtcTTTCGGTCAGTTTTGCTGTTAGAAATGTTGATGTAGTTGTTAtataaaaggtaaaataacttttttaactcttattatttataattttttatcattttagcttTTCGCCTGTTAATGCAGTGTTGTTCGTAGAACGGTTGATGGAGTATCCAAAGTTAGATCGACAGAGGTTGTTAAGCAACCTTACCGGGACCAATGAGGTACCTATGTTAGAACtatttgttgaaaaataattcagtttgaaaaatgattttctcaataaaaatttaaaaattgactcgattttttagatttatagcaataatttttttcccaaaatagTACATGTGTTTTGGACTAGACGAGTCCTAGTCGTTCCTAACTTTTAACCAAACAATATTCTCCGCTACTCTTGTACCACAAATTGCTTCAAGTGTGAGCTCAAATAATTTCGaatcaaacacataatttaaataattttcttatttttagtaAGAAAGTAAACCTCTCTCTTATTGAAATcgatagaatttttattttcgagaaatataatttatacttagaaacaAATTCTGACTATTTTCGGGTAGAGtaataatatctcaaaagttGTGTATAACCTCTTGTATTTTTAATCGtaccggtgtcatctatttatagagagagAAACCCTAATTGAATTAGTAGAATGCATTTACACATTGTTTGGTTCGCCGTATTACCCaatccattacgccccgattacgtgcgtattacattacgcccctattccggcgtttggttcgctgtaataggtattacgcgcgtaatcggttacgcccctaatccccaaattcccgtGTTTTCCAATCCCTTCCCTTTTCGCTGTATTAGCTATTACTTCCGGCCTCCCTCCCCatctccctgttttaccctccctccatACCCGACCCTCTCCCTAATCATTTTCGCCGTCCTTTCTCTTCATCTGGATTGAATTACATCGAAGGATCTACCACTAATTTCCCTTCTTTGATCCTCTCAATCAAGGTATTCTCAAATTATTTTCCTactgtttttgggtttttttaaccCTCTGTTTCATTCAGTCCTTTGGCTTTTTTTTTCCTCcatttttttcttccttctctgtttcattgttttttttgttaattttgcttatgtgattatAAACACAGTGAATTTAGTGTTGGGATAGCTTTGATGTTActgggttttatttttatttttacagtttcttttctctttttttcctacTGGATTTTATGCTGCGTTTGATTGAatctttttgttaatttttgcttTACTTTCTATTCATATATGTTTATGAGTGATGATAAAAAATGTGAATTTAGTATTAGAACAGGTTTGGTTTTAACGGGTTTGATTTCTTTTTGCTGTCATCCGAAACAACCCAGAGAAGGGTCTTTTGTTGTTAAAGGATTGCTTGAGTGATTCTGGTACATTGCCTTCTTCTTTTACTTTTTGCTCGTTGATTCATGGTTTTGTATCTCAAGGGAATATGGATAGAGCAATTGAGGTGTTGGAGTTGATGACAGGTGATAATGTTAGATACCCTTTTGATAATTTTGTTTGTAGTTCAGTGATTGTTGGTTTTTGTAAGATTGGGAAACCTGAAGTTGCAGTTCGGTTTTTCGAAAATTGTATGAATTCAGGAGCTTTAAAGCCTAATGTTGTTACTTATACAGATCTTTTAAGCAGTTTTAATCTGTTGGGTAAATTTGATGAGGGTTGTGAGTTGGTTTATAGTATGAAAAAGGAAGGGCTGGCTTTGGATGCTATTCTTTATAGCTGTTGGATTTTAGGGTATTTTAGAAATGGGTGTTTAATGGAGGCTTTGAGAAAATATAGAGAGATGGTTGAAAGAGGAATAAACCCTGATACTGTGAGCTACACTGTCCTTATTGATGGGTTTTCGAAGGAAGGTAGTGTTGGGAAGGTTGTTGGATTTCAGAAGAAGATGTTGAAAGACGGGGTGATGCCGAATGTGATTACGTATACGGCAATCATGTTAGGTTTCTGTAAGGAAGGGAAATTCGAGAAGGCATTTAGGTTGTTCAAGGAAGTTCAAGATATGGGGATTGAAGTGGATGAGTTTATGTATGCAACGTTGATTGATGGAGCTTGTCGGAAAGGAGATTTTGATTGCGTCTTCCATTTGTTAGATGGAATGGAGAAGAAAGGGATTAAGCTAAGTGTTGTTACTTATAACATAGTCATCAATGGTTTGTGTAAGGTTGGGAGGACATCTGAAGCAGATAATGTATTCAAAGAAGTAGCCGGTGATATTATAACATACAGTACTTTGTTGTATGGTTATACCGAAGAAGGGAATATAAAAGGAATTATTAAGACGAAAGAAAAATTGGAAAAATCTGGTCTTTGTATGGATGTTGTTGCATGTAACATACTTATCAAAGCATTCTTTATGGTTGGTGCATTTGAAGATGCTCGTGCACTCTACCAAGCAATGCCGGAAATGGATTTAAATGCAGATTCGATTACTTATTGCACAATGATTGATGGCTACTGTAAAGTGGGCAGAATAGAGGAGGcacttgaagtatttgatgagtaTAGGGTGTCATTAGTTTCTTCTGTTGCATGCTATAATTGTATAATAAGTGGGCTATGCAAACAGGGAATGGTCGATATGGCCATTCAAGTGATTATTGAACTTGGTGAGAAAGGTTTCATTTTGGACATGGGTATCTCTATGATGTTGATCCGGGCAGCTTTTTCTCAAATGGGTGCAGTGGGTATAGATATATTACACAAGGATTGCAACTCAATCTCACATACTTATTAACTGCTATAACCATTACGAAATACACAAGTTGTTCAGGAAAAACAAGACAGCACACCATTGTAAGACTTGTGAAAACAATTGCAGAATATAAtagcagaaaaagaaaaatgaaagttgctcacagtttttcttttccttgtgcTGATTCAAAATGAAATGTTCAACATTTCCATGCTTAAGCTCTCCATCATGGCGTTTTCCATGAATCCGCATTTAGCCGGTGCAGACTTGTAGAAACTGCTTAGCCTTTGCTTGAATGAGCATGAAGAAAGAGGAATGATAGGAATGTTCTCACAGTTGCAGAGCTCAACCATGTAACCATCTGGATCATGAAAGAATACCTGATCAACCCTGTTCCCTTGGTCTTCGACCACCGCCGTAACATACTTCATTCCCATGTCTTGCAGCCTCCTCATGACAAGGCCAACATCAGTACACTGCTATTTCAAACAGAAACTTGTTAGTGCTGCTTGGTTTCTGAAAGATTCAACTTGGTTTCATTTTGCTATACCTGGAAGGATATGTGATTATCCTTTGGATTAATCGGTCGAGGTTCAACGATAGTGTCGAAATCATCGATTGATGGATTCTCAATTAAGTGTATCCCAATGCCATAATTATACAACCTGCATCAGTTGTTCAGTTAGTATCCTGTTTCATTCAACACTGGATTTTACTAAACAAGGGTAGAGCAGTAAGGTTACCAAGCTCCATTGAACTTGAAAGAAGAAGGGCGTTTGATGGAAACAAAGCCCAAAACATCTTCATAGAACCGCACTGAATCCCAGACTGATCTACACAACAATGAGACATGATTCAATGACAGAAGTGGCAATGCCTCAAAGTTGTTTGCTTCCACAGAGTCCAACATGGTTTCACTCTTATTTGGGTTTCAAAGGAGATCTGCTCTTCCTTATTTGAAGGACTATTTAAGGAGATGAATTGagaagaaatatatatttatattttcttttcggTGTAGATTGAGAGACATGGGTCTTTAGGTAGACAACAGGATAGTATACTTTATGCTTGGCAATCTGCATATTCGTATTGATTTCGTGTCATATTCGTGTTTTAAGGTATTATAGGTATACAAATTTGAACATTTAAATAATTTCTGTTATATGGATTGTGGTACATTTGtgtattcatgttttttttaataccatattatatacatatatacattgaaattttgCCTTGCGGACTTCATTTAAATTAAGAAAGCTTACAAAAGACACTCCCTTTccattttttgttattctttGCTATGAGTTGGAGAAAGAATAAACAGGAAACTGTTTGCagattttgctttgttttttctgTACAGTAGTGGATTGTTCTGTTTTGCTGCTGCATTGTTTGGTTGGTTTGTGCACTGATTCTTTGTTTTGGTTGGCTTTTTCGATTTAGATTTTGTTATTGTCCCCTAAAAGTTGGGTTAAGTTGTTTAaggtgttcttttttttttttgctggttTATGGCATTTTGATGCCTtttcttataaattaaatattcaaaCTATTGCCGAGGAAAAAAAACGTAATGGTTAAGGTGTTTATAAAGTTGACACTAGGCAGAAGAAAGAAATTCATCTGCTACCTTTTATACAATAAACTATCGCTTTTTGTTACCTTTTCATttgttattttcttaatttttctttttttattgttgattttgcatatttttgcatattttcatcgatattatattttaacttaaaaggTGATTGTTGCATAATTGTAAGTATTGATGATTGGTAGGCAAGGGGATTTAATAAACTATCTAGATACTGTTTTGATcgatatcatatttaaaatatggcTCATGGATGATGATTGGTGTATGGTTGTTCTGTGCTTTGATATACTATATTTAGCTATAGCATAAATATTTtccccaaaaaaaaaaggttgatccGAGCACTTTTCTCATTACAGGTAACATTTTTCCAACACTTCCACATCGCAGTCGTCCCAGATTTGAGCATTACAGGTTAGTATTGATGTAGTAGGTTCTGTTGTTtcccaaatgaatatggttttgtttgtatgtttgtaatgctcATTAAAGCTTTTGTTTGTATGGTTATGGTTATTGCTGCATGACCATTGTTCTTTTTGAATTTATcagccaagttatatgtttttacTATTAGGTAACATTTTGTTTAAAGAGCATTATGCCTACACATCTTTTATGAGATAAATTTGTACATgtaaatgagataaaagttatatattttttatgaaattatattaccatttaaaatgttattatctagttttaaaacttcaatttcattattaaacaaaattaattttacctcaattatacataatatattaaaatttaatataagtttttgaagaaattaaatgCTCATGGATTataattaaccttttatgcacgcaatacatgttatttaaaacaaatgttaattgattcaaacattatttttcccctataatggaaataatgttatcttaattataaaaatggataaatggaCTGAAATTTATTATTGTCTAATTCTATCTTAGATTTTAAGTCAATTacattatacataaaatattcctcattcataatatgatttccctataatacataaattataattgtGAAAGTGTaaggaagtttttaaaattaacgtatatataatatgataaataaaattatacaaattttacttaaaaagtcaaatttggctgttaaattaataaattctatagaattctgaaattttaataataataattttttgatgaaaaaatgcTAAACATGTATTTTAAACTTGATACTAGACAGCTAAGTAACaattcttgtaaaaaataagTCCTCTTCaaagttaattatatttttacaaaatgaaattaccatttaaaatgttataaaagttataaaaccttaattaaactaatcatcaGTAATTAAATATactctttcattattatttgggtgattgataaagaaatgaaattaaagttgcaacgatatcatttagtCGTCTAAttttttgcttcgtgtgttctaaatttgtgctgtttatttttattcgataatgtgtaattgcaacttcaattctttgatagtgtgttctaattttaaaatgttgcagtaatggctcgtctgcctttaattgcacaaagtgtgaggcgtaaaagaattagtattgctgtgacaatatggttggaaatctgtagaatagcggtttggttcttatttagaatgggtgccagccttagcctacatagaccaaggattaggtcctataccgtagatttttatgcaaaacgggattatgtgaataggcttgtatatgctagtgacgagacctgtattgaacaagttaggatgaatagagctgccttttttaaattatgtgagatgttagaatcgataggggatTGAAGTCGacaaggttcatgcttgttgacgagcaagtagcaatgtttttacatatcatctcccatcacctgaaaaatcgagttatcaagcatcactttagaaggtccggggaaactgttagcagagcatttcatagtgttttaaatgctgtcatacgcttgcaagatgtgttatttaaaaacccggagccaattacagccgattcttctgacacaaggtggaaatggtttaaggtataggactaagttttatatatagcttcaacaacatttacttgatttagatttaaattagtattctaactcaaggttttatatcatgtgatatagaattgcttaggtgctcttgatggaacccacatcaagattagggttccaacagttgataaacctagatatcggacgcgaaaaggtgacatagcaacaaatatgctaggtgtttgtactcctgagatgcaatttgtttatgttcttcctggttgggaaggttcagttgctgatggacgggttcttcgagatgccattagtagaagacatggattaaaagttcctcatggtaaagtgtatagttagaggactttgatttattcattaagatcacactttgtgtgctgaattaatcattttttaatatgaaacttatcctataggttgttattatctagttgatgctggatacacaaattgtgagggatttcttgcaccatttagaggacaacgatatcatttgaacgagtggcgtcagggttatcagccaagttctccgcaagagttttttaatatgaaacatgcctcagcacgtaatgtcattgaaagatgctttggcttattaaaacttagatggggaatacttaggagtccatcgttctatcctgtaagggtgcacaatagaattattattgcatgttgtttgctccataattttattcgaacccatatgagtagtgatcccattgaagcggaggtgggagaaggattacctacaattaatgtggtggatgacgatgaaccgaatatcacaaatattcatccatcggatgcttgggctacttggaggatggaactagccaaccaaatgttcgatgaatggcaagcatctagaaattagtttgtgaaacttttgtgaaacttttgtatttatttttgtattgtactaaactacagaaattataatataatttcttctaattcaacttgtgttataattttaaattttttgtgctatggaacttttgattcatgatattcaacttaattactagattttataaagtgttgaccttttgaatcatgatattaaaatagtaattaatataatttttttttttttgttcttaagatcattatgtcaggtgttccagaatcaaatgctcaagcttctcgaggaagcaaaagaaaatgggttcccgaggaagatgcagcattagtttccagcatggtggacctgcacaatgttggaacatttaatgctgataccgggttcaaagccgaTTATTTGAATGAGTTGGAAAGAAAGCTACAAACGgttttaccaaatgcaatgttgaaggcgaaacctaatattgaatcaaggattaggttacttaaaagggagtggtcaatcgtctacgacatgcttaatggccaaaacaatagcggttttggttgggacgagcataggcagctcgttgttgctgaagatgcggtttgggagtcctatttaaaggtaagattatttcaagtctttattatattatttttaccaaacttacgactaatatgatttcctcatttttttagagtcacaaagaagccgcccAATTCAGATttcgtactttcccttactatgaccagcttactaccatatacgcaagagatcgagcaactgggagagatgctcaaacagctgctgatgttcttgaagaaatacatgctgataatgaacgtactacagatatgaatgaagagagaaacacattctatgactgcgaagctgacgtctctttagatgacatggatgtttctggtacggaTCCACGAGGAGAtcgagaccaagggggttcctcatcttcaaacaagagaaagaagaaatctgatgctcgtgataatatgTTTTCTTCATTTAgtgaggctgccactttgttcGGGGAGAAAATtcaggccgttggcgatcaaatcagtaggagttttgcctccgaggtggtagttcagcagaagtcagaacaacatatggaagagagagcttcaaatttatattcagccttatggtcaattgaaggtttaaccgacgatcaacgatatgatgcattgagtaaaattcccgaccatccaactcaaatgatcgttttctttagtttaccttcagttgcccgattggaatgggttaggagatttctttcttaccattaaatatcaatgttcaaactttttgatgttgtaaaactatataacatatggattttaatgtacaatttcattttcatctaaccttttcttaatataagttaattatgtttatgcataatataattctcaagttatatattgattttagtaaattcatataagaacattttattattaagaattttatggaattatatatcactatataattatattaatattaattattttaaattgtataaattcatataagaaaatttttattatcaagaattttatgaaattatatattattattaaattatatgtaataattattattttaaattatacaaattcataaactataatcatattagttataataattttaaattttattaaatcatatatttaattaaatcatattagttataatcatatattataatttgagtaaattcatataagaatattaattattaagaattttattaaataatatattttaattatattatatttaataataattatgttattttatattttacagtatcatatttaataatatggtttgagtaaattcatataagaatattaattattaagaattttattaaattatatattttaattaaaatatatttataataattatgtttaaatatgattaaattatttattattgatattaatcttattaaaatttaaataaaataatttaccaaaacaaatttctgctaattattaagaattttattaaattatatattttaattaaaatatattaaataataattatgtttaaatatgattaaattatttatttttgataataaataatcttattaaaatttaaataacaataacaataatcatttaccaaaacaaatttatgctaagggtattctggtcattttagttttctccattatgctattacacctctattacattcaaccaaacacagttttactattacgcctctattccattacattcaaccaaacagttgatttgctattacactctattccattacacctctaatccaatccaatacacctctaatccaatacagcgaaccaaacgtgctgttaatgcttatttaatagaaaaacaatccCTTAGTTGAACTAGAAAAGAGAGGGGCTAATAGGTTGTgtttcccctcatatgtattagGATGAAGATTCGAGCCTTTCttgtattgagtccaattatatgtgcttcctaaacttttaactaaacattttataatttaatccaatctaatacatgtttttttttatttctcaaaatagatattatttaattttctaattaaatgattttttcattataattctaattcctttaaaatcatgacaactttactatAAAAGAAtccataagaaaatatatttaatttctatattaaatggattcacaatgaccaataaatttatttccattctcgaattttaattaattaaataataatttaaaaatctaaattaattttcaggtcattttcatactacgtgagaaaccacattcattttcgaaTGTAACATATTTCTCTAATATTATCATTTCTAtcaatttttgtttatttgatttatCATGCAACTCATTTTTTATTTCAACGAGTTAGCGAAaagaccgattggacatatgtaattagggctcaaatgatatataattaagtttcagcttttcgtttattaattataaaacttatttcgtcacgaaatcattccattaTAATATCGTGGCTGAGTTCTCTccaattacataccattatgaaagttaCTCGTCCATTAAGGAAGGTGGTATTGGTTTGGAAATAACCTACTAAAATGttgcattcaaattatatatGTGCAATATCTTATATGATTTTTACAATCATGTATAAATCTGCAATATCATAGATGATTTTTACTATCATTATAATATCATTCATGAATACTAAAAACTATatcattatatattaattttatttttaatcattttatttgtcttttaaaaattatttttaattaataaataaatatattctaATAGATATATACAGCAAACCCATGCATAGCAcgaaatagtatatatatatatatccttcaACAatgtaaaaaataacaaaataaaaaactgTGACAATTGTTTTGTGGGAGAGTCAAAGATTCATGTGGGCAAAGCTCTTTCTTCTCAGCTTTTGCCTTTAAATTTCCTCATCTCTTTGAAGCTGTCTGTTGCTTtttcaacaaaatcacaaattattagcaaaattagaaaaataattaaaaagtttttatgaacttttaaaagttttaattttttttatacattttttcaaagagaaatgaccaaattaacaaaaattataaatgttagaaGCTAAAAGAATTATTTTGCCTTTTGTTTATAATTGTCACATTAACAACTCTAACTACAAATTTAAGTAAAGTGACCAAggtttttgaataaaaaagatacagagattaaattttaaattttaaaatagtatagaTACTCTTATATGCTTAAACctaaagaaatataattcaaatattacttgaataatatattaaagaaCTTAAGAATTTGATTCactaattttcattatttattcattttgattcaAGTAAAACTAAAGTACTAATATTACTCTTACATTTCAAaatcttaataattttaaatttttaaaatttctaacttaaaataatgtttaaaatccaaataaaaaaatcatatgccAGAATCTCCAAgcaagttttaagttttaatttcgaAGCATTTTGGACTAACATTAAAGgttaaattcttctattaaaattCCCAACATTTTTAGTCATTGACAAACACATGCCATGTTAACATTTTCATCCtcattaaaaatctaattaataaattaatgattaTCATTTCAaccaatattaaaatttcaaaaatcttaAAATCTAAATATTTGGATGAtccatttaaaaatataaaccaaatttacaattaataattaaatttaaataaatttaactattacgGTTTAAATCAAAAGTAAAAGACTAAATCtgatcaaataaatataaaaaaaaaaatcttttccaAAGAAAAGGAACTAATAACAAAGTTGGTTAATTTAACCAACATTCAACTTTGAAGAACCAAAACGGGAGAAAGAGGCAAAGGGCCAACAACAAGCGCATGACACTGCAAAGACATCCCCACCTCATCCTCTCACTCACCTTTGACAATTATCCTTTCACTTTCTCAGACAAGGCCAAAATAATATCTCAAATACCAATAATGCCaattttcctttcattattttttctccaaagggaaaaaaaaaaaaagtcaaccgTCAAACTCACACTGAGTTTGAGCCTGTACCTGTCCCTGGCCCGGACTTGGTAGCAGAGGCATCTGATGCTGTTTTTACCTGTAGTGGTCTTATCC from Gossypium hirsutum isolate 1008001.06 chromosome A04, Gossypium_hirsutum_v2.1, whole genome shotgun sequence includes:
- the LOC107916860 gene encoding pentatricopeptide repeat-containing protein At5g57250, mitochondrial-like encodes the protein FAVIRNNPEKGLLLLKDCLSDSGTLPSSFTFCSLIHGFVSQGNMDRAIEVLELMTGDNVRYPFDNFVCSSVIVGFCKIGKPEVAVRFFENCMNSGALKPNVVTYTDLLSSFNLLGKFDEGCELVYSMKKEGLALDAILYSCWILGYFRNGCLMEALRKYREMVERGINPDTVSYTVLIDGFSKEGSVGKVVGFQKKMLKDGVMPNVITYTAIMLGFCKEGKFEKAFRLFKEVQDMGIEVDEFMYATLIDGACRKGDFDCVFHLLDGMEKKGIKLSVVTYNIVINGLCKVGRTSEADNVFKEVAGDIITYSTLLYGYTEEGNIKGIIKTKEKLEKSGLCMDVVACNILIKAFFMVGAFEDARALYQAMPEMDLNADSITYCTMIDGYCKVGRIEEALEVFDEYRVSLVSSVACYNCIISGLCKQGMVDMAIQVIIELGEKGFILDMGISMMLIRAAFSQMGAVGIDILHKDCNSISHTY
- the LOC107953027 gene encoding metallothiol transferase FosB, whose translation is MLDSVEANNFEALPLLSLNHVSLLCRSVWDSVRFYEDVLGFVSIKRPSSFKFNGAWLYNYGIGIHLIENPSIDDFDTIVEPRPINPKDNHISFQCTDVGLVMRRLQDMGMKYVTAVVEDQGNRVDQVFFHDPDGYMVELCNCENIPIIPLSSCSFKQRLSSFYKSAPAKCGFMENAMMESLSMEMLNISF